The nucleotide sequence GTGCATCAGTTCACCCCTTCCCGGATGGCTGGAAACACTGGTGATCAAATCCTGCCGGGTGCATTCTTTCTTGAATTGAATCTCGATTTCAGTACAGAAATGGCTGGCCAAAAATTCAGGAGGAAGCGGCTCCAACATCCATTGAAAATAAACGCTATTGTTCACATGCGCATTCGAGTCGATCTCATTGTGCCGGGCGCGGAGTTCCGCCCTGGGCAAATCTCTCAACTGGGGTGAGAGAAATTTTCGGGTAGGCCGGGATAGAAAAGGCAGATGTCTGTAGGGCTCAAAAATAGCTTGAAAATGTGCCGCCGGGGTAGTCAGGCCTCTTTTGGTGGTATCGAAAACCAGCCAGGTTGACGAGGCCGAAATGAGCAGGGTACGGGCTTGGTCGTACATCCTGAAATCCCGATACACATACACGCGTTCCAGGCCCGCGGGGTGGGTTTCAATGGTAATTTCTTCGGCGAGCCTTGGCCAACGGCTAATCGAAATCTTCATGCGGTGC is from Salmonirosea aquatica and encodes:
- a CDS encoding acyl-[acyl-carrier-protein] thioesterase yields the protein MIHTETLRVRNFETDSQGNLTLYSLANYLQDAADRHAIQLGVGMPALAELGLSWVLHRMKISISRWPRLAEEITIETHPAGLERVYVYRDFRMYDQARTLLISASSTWLVFDTTKRGLTTPAAHFQAIFEPYRHLPFLSRPTRKFLSPQLRDLPRAELRARHNEIDSNAHVNNSVYFQWMLEPLPPEFLASHFCTEIEIQFKKECTRQDLITSVSSHPGRGELMHWLLDQEGKEMAVGVSNW